In Dyadobacter subterraneus, a single genomic region encodes these proteins:
- a CDS encoding esterase family protein, with protein MQREVTGWYSPSLNKQMDIAVYGHYGIALLLIPTASSDYLEYEQNGLIESIAPYINSGKVKVYCINSINGESWLNPYMHGYDKAVRHQHFNDYVIKEVIPFIKENSSPKNEIITAGASLGAFHAANLFFRYPDFINGVIGMSGCYDLSVYTNGYYDDNVYFNSPIQYLSQLKAEWQLSLYRESRHIHFVTGSGAFEVPEYSKQISAILSSKNVPHELDIWGEDIPHEWWAWKRMLPYYLETRF; from the coding sequence ATGCAACGTGAAGTAACCGGCTGGTACAGTCCGTCGCTTAATAAACAAATGGATATAGCCGTTTACGGTCACTATGGTATCGCTTTGTTACTAATCCCAACGGCGTCGTCTGATTACCTTGAATATGAACAAAATGGCTTAATAGAAAGTATTGCTCCCTACATCAATTCAGGAAAAGTAAAGGTTTACTGCATTAATAGTATCAACGGTGAGAGCTGGCTTAATCCATATATGCATGGATATGATAAAGCAGTTCGCCATCAACACTTCAATGATTATGTAATAAAGGAAGTTATTCCCTTCATTAAAGAAAATTCCAGTCCTAAAAATGAAATTATAACCGCAGGCGCATCACTTGGTGCATTTCACGCCGCAAATTTATTTTTCAGATATCCTGATTTTATCAATGGCGTTATCGGAATGAGCGGATGTTATGATCTGAGCGTTTACACCAATGGTTATTATGACGACAACGTTTATTTCAATTCGCCAATACAATATCTTTCTCAGCTAAAAGCAGAATGGCAATTATCGCTATATCGCGAAAGTCGCCATATTCATTTCGTTACGGGTTCCGGAGCATTTGAAGTGCCCGAATATTCGAAACAGATTTCAGCTATATTGAGCTCTAAAAATGTTCCGCATGAACTTGATATCTGGGGAGAAGATATTCCACACGAATGGTGGGCCTGGAAAAGAATGCTTCCTTACTATTTGGAAACAAGATTCTGA
- the pheS gene encoding phenylalanine--tRNA ligase subunit alpha, with amino-acid sequence MITDRVKELLHEIESSQVANKEQLEAFRLKYISKKGAVTELFDGLKNIPQEDRRAVGQELNTLKNLAQSRFQEFSTALENSEEVNEGNQIDLTLPVAPNLQGSIHPLTIVRRRIIEIFERMGFNVSYGPEIETDWYNFGALNFADNHPAREMQDTFFISKSEEAVKDDVLLRTHTSNVQIRLMERQKPPIRSIMPGRVFRNEAISARAHCVFHQVEGLYVDRNVSFRDLKDTLYHFAKEMFDKDSRIRLRPSYFPFTEPSAEIDVSCFICKGKGCNICKHTGWVEIAGSGMVDPNVLENAGIDSEEFTGFAFGMGIERITMLRYGISDLRLFTENDVRFLRQFEGA; translated from the coding sequence ATGATTACTGACCGAGTAAAAGAATTACTTCATGAGATAGAGAGCAGTCAGGTTGCAAATAAAGAGCAGCTTGAAGCATTTCGTTTAAAGTACATAAGTAAAAAAGGTGCCGTTACAGAATTGTTTGACGGCCTTAAAAATATTCCGCAGGAAGATCGCCGTGCAGTCGGACAGGAATTGAATACCCTGAAAAATCTGGCTCAGTCCCGATTTCAGGAATTCAGCACAGCACTTGAAAATTCGGAAGAGGTTAATGAAGGAAATCAGATTGACTTAACCTTACCGGTAGCTCCGAATTTACAGGGAAGTATTCATCCGCTGACAATTGTTCGTCGCCGTATTATTGAAATTTTTGAACGTATGGGTTTCAATGTTTCTTATGGTCCGGAAATTGAAACAGACTGGTATAATTTCGGCGCTTTGAATTTCGCTGATAACCATCCGGCACGTGAAATGCAGGATACATTTTTTATCTCAAAAAGTGAAGAGGCTGTGAAGGATGACGTTTTATTAAGAACGCATACTTCCAACGTTCAGATTCGTTTGATGGAAAGACAAAAACCACCGATCCGTTCCATCATGCCTGGCCGCGTTTTCCGTAACGAAGCCATTTCAGCGCGTGCACATTGTGTTTTCCATCAGGTGGAAGGTTTATATGTTGACAGAAATGTGAGTTTCCGTGATTTGAAGGATACGCTTTATCATTTTGCAAAAGAAATGTTTGATAAAGATTCCAGAATTCGTCTGCGCCCATCTTATTTCCCTTTTACCGAACCAAGTGCGGAAATTGACGTTTCGTGTTTTATCTGTAAAGGAAAAGGTTGTAATATTTGTAAACATACCGGCTGGGTAGAAATTGCCGGTTCGGGTATGGTGGATCCCAACGTTTTAGAAAACGCAGGTATCGACAGTGAAGAATTTACCGGTTTCGCCTTCGGAATGGGTATTGAACGTATTACAATGCTGAGATACGGAATCAGTGATTTGAGACTTTTCACTGAAAACGATGTAAGATTTTTAAGGCAGTTTGAAGGAGCCTGA
- a CDS encoding LytR/AlgR family response regulator transcription factor, with amino-acid sequence MKNLGDFTHQTLSDNSFTDRAVHISVQSMGRTIFLTPEIISFLEGEGNYTYIYTNAGKRYLVSKTLKSLAELLDSSFIRVHKSYLVNSNYVVERMEDDRMLRMSCGKEVMVSRRKIKEIANILDHNNMRISA; translated from the coding sequence ATGAAAAATTTAGGAGATTTTACCCATCAAACACTGTCAGATAATTCATTTACTGACCGAGCCGTTCACATTTCTGTTCAGTCAATGGGCAGAACTATATTTCTCACTCCAGAGATCATCAGCTTTCTGGAAGGAGAAGGGAATTACACCTACATATATACAAATGCAGGCAAAAGATATTTAGTTTCAAAAACTTTAAAATCGCTTGCGGAGTTACTGGACAGCAGTTTTATCCGGGTTCATAAGTCTTACCTGGTAAATTCAAATTACGTTGTTGAACGAATGGAAGACGATCGCATGCTTCGCATGTCTTGCGGCAAGGAAGTGATGGTATCACGCAGAAAAATTAAAGAAATCGCAAATATTCTCGATCACAATAACATGCGCATCAGCGCTTAA